The window TGCCGCGATGCCATATGACACGGCAACGCGACGCAAGAACGTCCTTCGTTTACCCGCCCAGAGCGAAACTTCCTTCCCCGCCGCCCTGATCGGCGGGCCGCAACCGCACCATCGGCCGTCACTGCGGTATGACATGCCTGCGAATCGGGACGTGCGCCGAATCGCGCTTCCCACGCCGCGGGCAATTTGGTCCATTGCCCGCCCATGCTCCGCCTTCTCCTGCCGCCGAATCTCCCCAGCGCCGCTCCACGCGACGCGATCCCGGTGCGGCTGGAACTCGACCTGAAGGCGGAGCCGCCGTCGGCATTCGTTCCCGCGCTGGCGATTCTCCAGCGCATCGGCGTCACACCCCAACCGGTCTCGTTCGTTCAACTGACCCGCGCGCAGCTCCGCGAACTCGTCAACGCGCTCATCGGCGAGAAAGTCTTCTTCCGCCTCGACCGCCCGAACGACCCGCTGGCGTGGAACGGCCTCGCGCTGCCCGGGGTGAGCGAGCACCTCTCCGAAAAACCCGCCGCGCCCGCGCCGCCACCACCGCCACCGCCCAAGCCGAAAGTCCGCCCTCCGGACTCCACCGAAAAGAAGCCGCTCGCGCCGATGACAGTCGACGGCTCGGAGCACTACCTCGCCATCACCCTGCCCGCGCGCGAATCGGTCCTCCACGCGCCCGCCCTCGAGTTTCTCCAAACCAACCGCTTCGTGCTCGATCCGCTCACGCGCAAATGGTGGCTCCGTGACCGGCACAAAGTCCTCAACCTCCTCGCCACGCACGGCGCCGAGCTGCGCGAGCGCTTCCAGGCCGAGTTCACGCCCAACTACGAGCGCAACACCGCCCACCTGAAAACCGCCGCCATCGCGGCCGAAATCACGGAAGCCGGCGAAGCCTACGACGTCGCTCTCGGCCTCAAGGCCGGCGCCGCCCCCGAAGCCCAGATCCGCGCCGCCGTCTCGACCGGTCGCGGCTACATCGAGGACAACGGCAACATCTACCTCGTCGACCGCGCCCGACTCGCACAACTCGAGCAGGCCCATCGCGCCCTCGCCCAGGAACCCGCCGCCTCGCCCCTCGGCAAGCGCCGCATCCCAAGGGCGCGCGTCGCGGAAGTCTCCGACCTCCTCGAGAAAATCGCCCCGGGCTTTGCCGCGCCCGAAACCTGGCGTGCGCGCAGCGGCGCGTTGCACAATCTCTCGACGCTCGCGCCGGCCCCGATCCCGTCGTGGTTCGCCGCCACGCTGCGTCCCTATCAACAACTCGGCGTCGCCTGGCTCTGGCATCTCTACCGGCAGCAACTCGGCGGCATCCTCGCCGACGAGATGGGCCTCGGCAAAACCCCGCAGGCACTCGCCTTGCTCTCCGCCGCAACCGCGTCGCGCGCCGGTGCCGCGCGTCCGCACCTCGTCGTCGTTCCCGCCTCGTTGATGGAAAACTGGCGCCGCGAAGCCGCGCGCTTCGCGCCGCAACTCCGCACCTTCGTGCACCACGGCACACAACGCCTCGCGGAAAAGGACTTCGCCGCGTTCGACCTCATCCTCACCTCCTACGGCACGCTCGCGCGCGACACGGCGCTGTTCGAGAGCGTCGACTTCGACCTCGTGCTCGCCGACGAGGCGCAGCACCTGAAGAACCGCCGCACGCAGGCCGCGCAATCGCTCCGCGCGCTGCACGGCCGCGGCCGCTTCCTGCTCACCGGCACGCCGCTCGAAAACTCGCTCGACGATCTCCGCTCGCTCTTCGAGTTCCTCATGCCCGGCTTCGTGCCGAAACTGCCGCCCGGCCTGAAACGCGACGAGCGCGCCTTCCACGACGAGCGCCTGCGCGCGCAAACCGCCCCCTACATCCTGCGCCGCACGAAAGCCGCCGTCGCGCCCGAGCTCCCGCCGAAGATCGAGCAAGTCATCTGGTGCGAACCGAGCTCCGCGCAATCGCAGCTCTACCGCCGCCTGCAGGAGGACAGCGAACGCGAGCTCATCGATCTCGCCGCCTCCGGCGCCTCCGAAAACCGCCTGCGCCTCGCCACGCTCACGCAGCTGCTGCGCCTCCGCCAGATCTGCTGCGACCCGCGGCTCGTGCAACCGGCGTTCGGCGCGGACGACTCCGCGAAACTCGACGCGTTCCGCGAACTGCTCGCGGAGTCCATCGACGAAGGCCACCGCATGCTGGTCTTCTCGCAATTCACCTCGCTGCTCGCCCTGCTGCGCGCCGAGCTCGAGGCGCAAGGCGTCGCGCATTGCTACCTCGACGGCTCGATGAGCGCGAAGGCGCGCCAGGCGGAGGTCGACCGGTTTCAGTCGAGCGACGACGTCCCCGTTTTCCTCATCTCGCTCAAAGCCGGCGGCACCGGTCTCAACCTCACCGCGGCCGACGTCGTGGTGCACTACGACCCGTGGTGGAACCCCGCCGCCGAGGCTCAGGCCACCGACCGCACGCACCGCATTGGCCAGACCAAGGTCGTGACGAGCTACCGCCTGATCTGCGCCGGCACGGTCGAGGAGAAAGTCATGGCGTTGCAGGACGCGAAGCGCGCGCTGCTCGCCGACGTGTTCGAGGCGAGCGACGCGGCCGCCGCCCGCCTCAACCTCGCCGACCTGCGCGACCTGCTGAAGTAGTCGCGCGGCGCGCGGGATTTCCCGATTGAGCCAGCGGCGGCGCTCGGCAAATCATGGCCGTAATGCGTCTGCCTTTCACCGTCCTTCTCGTGCCCTTGATTCTCGGCGCCGCGCCGCTGCGCGCCGATTACCCGCAGGAGATCGCGCAATGGCGCCGCGAACGCGTGGAGCGACTCACCGCGCCGGACAGCTGGCTGTCGTTGATCGGCCTGCATTGGCTGCAGGTCGGCGACAACTCCGTCGGCTCCGCCGAGGACAACACCGTGCGCCTCACCGCCGGTGCGCCCTATCTCGGCGTCGTGCGACTCGCCGCCGACGGACGCGCCACGTTCCTCGCCGCACCCGCGTCGCGCACGGAAGTCGACGGCGTCGCTGCTGGCACGCACCCCATCGAGCTGCGTTACGGCGCGGCGAAGCCCTCGCTGGTCTCGGCGGACAGCCTCAGCTTCTTCGTGATCAAACGCGGCGAAAAGGTCGGGCTCCGCGTGCGCGACAGCGCGAGCGAGCGCCGCACGGGCTTCCTCGGCATCGACTATTTCGAGCTCGATCCGAGCTGGCGCATCGAGGCGCAATGGATCGCGTTCGAGCAGCCGCGGATGATTCCGATCACCAATGTGCTCGGCCAGACCTCGGCGATGCCGGTGCCCGGCAAAGCGGTGTTCACGCGCGATGGCAAAACCTACGAGCTGCTCCCGGTGCTCGAGGGCGCGGGCGAGCCGCTGTTCTTCATCATCGCCGACGAGACGAGTGGCACCGAAACGTATGCGGCCTCGCGTTTCCTCTACGCGGACGCGCCGAAGGACGGAAAAGTGGTCCTCGATTTCAACCGCGCGCAAAATCCACCGTGCGCGTTCACGCCGTTCGCCACCTGCCCGCTGCCACCGAAAGAAAACCGCCTGCCGATCCGCGTCACCGCCGGCGAAAAGGTTTATCGCGGCGAGCACCACTGATCCGCTCCGTTTGCCCGGGTTGCGCGTCGGTTGATCATTGCCCGCTTGCCGCCGGGCGGCCGCACCGTAGCTTCGCGCCCGCATGACCTCCACGTCCGCCCGCTCACCGGCGATCAGTTTCATCTTCATCACCATGGTCCTCGCGATCATGGGCATGGGGCTGCTCATTCCGGTGCTGCCGCAGCTCATCGTGAAGATGCAGGGCGGCAACGAGACCTCCGGCGCGCACGCCTACGGCGTCATCGTCGCGGTCTATGCGCTGATGCAGTTCATCGGCTCGCCGATTCTCGGCTCGCTCTCGGACCGATTCGGGCGGCGCCGCATCATCCTCATCGCCACCGCGGGCTCGGCGATCGACTACGTCATCATGGCCAACGCCCCGACGCTCTCATGGCTCTTCGTGGCGCGCGTCATCGCCGGCCTCACGGCGGGCATCATGGCCACAGCCAACGCCTACATCGTCGATGTGACGCCGCCGGAGAAACGCGCGGGCGCGTTCGGCATGCTGGGCGGCGCGTTCGGCATCGGTTTCATCATCGGGCCGCTGCTCGGCGGCGTGCTGGGCGACATCGATATCCGCCTGCCGTTCTGGGTCGCGGCGGGCTGCGCGGCGGCCAACTGGGTGTTCGGCTTCTTCGTGTTGCCGGAATCGCTGAAGCCGGAGAATCGCCGCGCCTTCTCCTGGGCGCGCGCCAATCCCGTCGGTGCCCTGCTTGCGCTCCGGCAGCTGCCGGCCGTGCTGGCGCTGGCGTGGAGCTATTTCCTGCTGATGCTTGCCCAGATGATGCTCTTCAGCACGTGGACGCTCTACACGCTCCACCGCTATGAATGGAGCATGCGCACGGTTGGGTTCTCGCTGATGTTCTCGGGGCTGCTGATGGGCATCGTGCAGGCGACGCTGGTGCGCAAGATCGTGCCCAAGCTGGGCGATACGCGCGCGGTCGTCGTGGGCTTCTGCATTTCGTGCTGCGTGCAACTTTGCTACGGCTTTGCCAGCCAGGGCTGGATGATCTTCGCGATCATTGTGGTTGGCTCGCTCGCAGGCATCTCGGGGCCGGCGCTGCAGTCCTACATCACCAAGCACGTCCCCGCGAACGAGCAGGGCGCCGTGCAAGGTGTGCTCGGCGGCCTGCAGAGCCTCGCCGGCATCCCCGCGCCGCTCGTCGCGACGTGGAGTTTTGGCTGGGCGATTTCGCAGGACGGCGCCGTGCATCTGCCCTGGATTTTCTCGCGCGCGGATGGGGTCGTCACGTGGCTCGCGAACCATTTTCTGCCGCGTCATCCGGGCATCGCCTTTTTCGAGGCCGCCGCGCTGGTGCTGTGCGCGCTGCTGCTCGCGATCCGCGCGTTCCGCAAGGACCACGAACCCATTCTTCACCCGGCGCACTCTTGAATCGCCGCTGCGGGCAAGGCCTAGCGCGCTTCAGCCAAGTTCTGCGCAGGCACGGCTCTTGACCGGGCGGCGAAGTTGCGCAACCTCTCTCTCGCGCCCGAGACGCTTACCGGGATCGTGCGAAAGAACGCGGCCCCGGCGGACCAAGCGCCCCGTCATCGACGCAAGAGCTTCAACCCCGCTTGCCCACCATGACTTGGAAAATCGAGATCACGGAACCACACAGCGGTGAACTCGGAGAGGCGATCGAGCACGCCGATCACGAGTTCGCCATGGAAGAATACTCCTACGAAAAGGGACAACTGCTCGAGGTGTTCGTCCACAGTGCCGATCACGGCCCGTGGCACATCTTCACCGACCTGGACTCCGGCCATCGCTTCAAGATCCCGCCGGAGCGCTATCGCAAAGTTGCCGAGGTGCAGACCGCCTGAGCGGACTGCCACAGTTCTGAGTTTCGTTCCGTTCCGCCGCCACCCGCGCCGCACCGATGTGCGGAGTCGGTGGCGGTTGGCGTTTCAGCCCATCATCTTCGAGTCGCCGCAGGGCGTGCGTTCCTTCGCAGCTTCACGGCGGGCCGCGCGGTCTCGCCGGTCCTCGGCGTGCCGGCCACGGCATTGAAAACCGCTCCGGCCCGCGCTCTCGACCCCACCAAACGAACAGGGCGGGCTCCACGCTGCCCGCCCTGTCGTTTGGTGCGCAGTTACACTGCGCTCAAAGGTTCCCTCCCGTCAAAATTTCCAGCCGTAGCCGACCGAGAAGATCCACGGATCGAGCTTGGCGGTCGTCAGGCGGGAACCGCCGGCCGACACGTCGCTGCGAAGCGCGGTCTTCTTGAGGTCGACATTAAGATAGTGGCCGTTGCCGAGGTCGTAATCGAAGCCGACCTGTCCGGAGAGGCCGATGCTGTTGTGCTCGAGCGCCAGCGGCACGTTCGCGACGGTGAGCTTGGTGTTCCAGATCAGCGTGAAGTTCACGCCGGCGCCCACGTAGGGCTTGAAGGCTTCGGTGCCGCCGAAATGATAAACCGCCATGAAGTGCGGGGGCAGATGGTAGAACGTGCCGAGCTTGCCGACACCGGCCAGCTTGACCTCGTGCTTCTGCGGGATCGTGAGCACCACATGCGCGGACCAATTCGCGTTGAACACATAGTTCACGTCGAACTCCGGGATGAGTTTGCTCTGCACGCTGACCGCGTCGGCCGGGAAGTTGATGCTGAGCGCCGAGAAGGCGTCAGACTTGTCGGCCATACTCAGGTAGGTGGCGCCAACACGAACGTTCCAGCCCGTCTGTTGACCGGCGGCGGAAACGGTGATCAGGAGCGCCGCGAGGGCGCTGCCGAGAATGCGGGGGGTATTGATCAGTGATTTCAACATCCGTGTGAGAGTAGCTGAAACGCGCGCGCGCCGCCTCGCATCGGTTGGTGAACACCCCGCGCAAATTGACTATGCAATTCTTGCGTGCCCTACCCGGGACGGGAGCCCCGGAATCACACAGGGGGCCCCGGCCGCCGCCGGCCGAACTCCGCATAGGCCGCCGCGTCGGCCAGCATCGCATCGAGCGTCGCCACGAATGGCGCGAGTCGCACGACACCGGAAAACACCGCTCGATCGCCGATCGCGCTCTCGACCACGAAAGCCGGCCGCTGCGAGACGCCGAGTGCGTGGAACTCCGCCGTCGTCGCCCGCATGCGCTCCGCGACCTCGGGCGCCTGCGCCCGCGCGTGAAGGCGCGCGGCGTCGAGACCGCTCGCGGCGGCGGCGACCGCCACCGCCACGTCGAGCCGGCCGACAGGCCGCCCTTCGCGATACGCCGCCTGCGAGAGCGCGACGCGCACCTCGTCGCCCGTCACGCCGAGATCACGCGCGGCCTCGGCGACCGCGGAGGCCGCAGGATATCCGCCGGAAGCCGGCAACTCGTAGTAAGTGGATTTCAGCACCACCGGCGACTCCATGACGGCGCTGGAGCGCTCGAGAAACCAATCGTATTGCGCATGGCTCGCGGGAAAATCGGCCGCATCCATCAGGGCAATTTTCCAGTCGAATTTCACCTGGCCTGCATAGCGCCGCTTCAACTCGGCCCAGGTGGGCTCCACCCAGTGGCACCAAGACGAGGTCACTTCCAGATAGTAGGTGATTTTCATGGCGGCAGAGTTGCGCCGCGTTCTCCGCGGTCAACGCCCCGCCCGCCTCGGACCGCTACACCGCCCGCACGACTCATTGGATACATCGATTGCGCTGCGAGGCGCTTTGCCTCAAGTTGCCGTCCGTGCCAGCCGATAAGGGAGCATTGCCTCATTCATTCGTGCGCCGCAACCGCGTGATGCCGTGGCTATGCTCGCTGGTGGCGGGCATGGCGGGGCTGGGCATTAATCAATTCGGATTGCCGATCTTCGGCGGCACCGAACTCATCTTCGGCGGCTGGCTGCCCTTGC is drawn from Opitutia bacterium and contains these coding sequences:
- a CDS encoding OmpW family protein produces the protein MLKSLINTPRILGSALAALLITVSAAGQQTGWNVRVGATYLSMADKSDAFSALSINFPADAVSVQSKLIPEFDVNYVFNANWSAHVVLTIPQKHEVKLAGVGKLGTFYHLPPHFMAVYHFGGTEAFKPYVGAGVNFTLIWNTKLTVANVPLALEHNSIGLSGQVGFDYDLGNGHYLNVDLKKTALRSDVSAGGSRLTTAKLDPWIFSVGYGWKF
- a CDS encoding DUF1684 domain-containing protein, translating into MRLPFTVLLVPLILGAAPLRADYPQEIAQWRRERVERLTAPDSWLSLIGLHWLQVGDNSVGSAEDNTVRLTAGAPYLGVVRLAADGRATFLAAPASRTEVDGVAAGTHPIELRYGAAKPSLVSADSLSFFVIKRGEKVGLRVRDSASERRTGFLGIDYFELDPSWRIEAQWIAFEQPRMIPITNVLGQTSAMPVPGKAVFTRDGKTYELLPVLEGAGEPLFFIIADETSGTETYAASRFLYADAPKDGKVVLDFNRAQNPPCAFTPFATCPLPPKENRLPIRVTAGEKVYRGEHH
- a CDS encoding TCR/Tet family MFS transporter → MTSTSARSPAISFIFITMVLAIMGMGLLIPVLPQLIVKMQGGNETSGAHAYGVIVAVYALMQFIGSPILGSLSDRFGRRRIILIATAGSAIDYVIMANAPTLSWLFVARVIAGLTAGIMATANAYIVDVTPPEKRAGAFGMLGGAFGIGFIIGPLLGGVLGDIDIRLPFWVAAGCAAANWVFGFFVLPESLKPENRRAFSWARANPVGALLALRQLPAVLALAWSYFLLMLAQMMLFSTWTLYTLHRYEWSMRTVGFSLMFSGLLMGIVQATLVRKIVPKLGDTRAVVVGFCISCCVQLCYGFASQGWMIFAIIVVGSLAGISGPALQSYITKHVPANEQGAVQGVLGGLQSLAGIPAPLVATWSFGWAISQDGAVHLPWIFSRADGVVTWLANHFLPRHPGIAFFEAAALVLCALLLAIRAFRKDHEPILHPAHS
- a CDS encoding DsbA family protein, which produces MKITYYLEVTSSWCHWVEPTWAELKRRYAGQVKFDWKIALMDAADFPASHAQYDWFLERSSAVMESPVVLKSTYYELPASGGYPAASAVAEAARDLGVTGDEVRVALSQAAYREGRPVGRLDVAVAVAAAASGLDAARLHARAQAPEVAERMRATTAEFHALGVSQRPAFVVESAIGDRAVFSGVVRLAPFVATLDAMLADAAAYAEFGRRRPGPPV
- a CDS encoding DEAD/DEAH box helicase; amino-acid sequence: MLRLLLPPNLPSAAPRDAIPVRLELDLKAEPPSAFVPALAILQRIGVTPQPVSFVQLTRAQLRELVNALIGEKVFFRLDRPNDPLAWNGLALPGVSEHLSEKPAAPAPPPPPPPKPKVRPPDSTEKKPLAPMTVDGSEHYLAITLPARESVLHAPALEFLQTNRFVLDPLTRKWWLRDRHKVLNLLATHGAELRERFQAEFTPNYERNTAHLKTAAIAAEITEAGEAYDVALGLKAGAAPEAQIRAAVSTGRGYIEDNGNIYLVDRARLAQLEQAHRALAQEPAASPLGKRRIPRARVAEVSDLLEKIAPGFAAPETWRARSGALHNLSTLAPAPIPSWFAATLRPYQQLGVAWLWHLYRQQLGGILADEMGLGKTPQALALLSAATASRAGAARPHLVVVPASLMENWRREAARFAPQLRTFVHHGTQRLAEKDFAAFDLILTSYGTLARDTALFESVDFDLVLADEAQHLKNRRTQAAQSLRALHGRGRFLLTGTPLENSLDDLRSLFEFLMPGFVPKLPPGLKRDERAFHDERLRAQTAPYILRRTKAAVAPELPPKIEQVIWCEPSSAQSQLYRRLQEDSERELIDLAASGASENRLRLATLTQLLRLRQICCDPRLVQPAFGADDSAKLDAFRELLAESIDEGHRMLVFSQFTSLLALLRAELEAQGVAHCYLDGSMSAKARQAEVDRFQSSDDVPVFLISLKAGGTGLNLTAADVVVHYDPWWNPAAEAQATDRTHRIGQTKVVTSYRLICAGTVEEKVMALQDAKRALLADVFEASDAAAARLNLADLRDLLK